The following proteins are co-located in the Takifugu flavidus isolate HTHZ2018 chromosome 16, ASM371156v2, whole genome shotgun sequence genome:
- the slc39a9 gene encoding LOW QUALITY PROTEIN: zinc transporter ZIP9 (The sequence of the model RefSeq protein was modified relative to this genomic sequence to represent the inferred CDS: inserted 1 base in 1 codon) translates to MDDFSSISLLSLAMLVGCYVAGIIPLAVNFSEEKLKLVTVLGAGLLCGTALAVIIPEGVHALYEELLEGGHQNHGHGGAAEVSETKAEVEAVLSTGGKHEHAHEQLHACIGVSLVLGFVFMLLVDQIGSSHVHSAEDPESARAASSKITTTLGLVVHAAADGVALGAAASTSQTSVQLIVFVAIMLHKAPAAFGLVSFLMHAGLERNRIRKHLLVFALAAPVLAMLTFLGLSQSSKEALSDINATGVAMLFSAGTFLYVATVHVLPEVXGGGHSHAPAGGSGNKGLSKVEVLALVVLGCLIPLVLSVGHHH, encoded by the exons ATGGACGATTTTAGCTCCATCAGCCTGCTGTCGCTCGCGATGTTGGTGGGATGTTATGTCGCAGGAATAATTCCGTTAGCGGTCAATTTTTCTGAG gagaagctgaagctggtGACCGTCCTGGGGGCCGGGCTGCTGTGCGGAACCGCTCTGGCCGTCATCATCCCCGAGGGCGTCCACGCACTTTATGAGGAGCTCCTCGAAG GTGGCCACCAGAATCACGGGCACGGTGGGGCTGCAGAAGTGTCTGAGACCAAGGCTGAAGTGGAGGCGGTTCTGAGCACCGGTGGGAAACACGAGCACGCTCACGAGCAGCTTCACGCCTGCATCGGCGTTTCTCTGGTCTTGGGCTTTGTCTTCATGCTGCTGGTGGACCAGATAGGCAGTTCTCACGTGCACAGCGCTGAAG ATCCCGAGTCGGCGAGGGCGGCTTCCTCCAAAATCACCACCACCCTGGGTCTGGTGGTGCACGCGGCAG CTGACGGAGTTGCTCtcggagctgctgcctccacgtCTCAGACCAGCGTCCAGCTCATCGTCTTTGTAGCCATCATGTTGCACAAG GCCCCTGCGGCCTTCGGTCTGGTGTCGTTCCTGATGCATGCCGGTCTTGAGAGGAACCGCATCCGCAAGCATCTCCTGGTCTTCGCACTGGCAGCGCCGGTCCTCGCCATGCTGACCTTTTTAGGCCTCAGTCAG AGCAGCAAGGAGGCGCTGTCAGACATCAACGCCACTGGCGTCGCCATGCTCTTCTCTGCCGGCACCTTCCTCTACGTGGCCACTGTGCACGTCCTTCCTGAGG GGGGCGGAGGGCACAGCCACGCCCCCGCCGGAGGCAGCGGGAACAAGGGACTGAGCAAGGTGGAGGTCTTGGCTCTGGTGGTGCTGGGCTGTCTGATCCCGCTGGTGCTGTCCGTGGGCCACCACCATTAG
- the plekhd1 gene encoding pleckstrin homology domain-containing family D member 1 — protein MFPSSSRTSLLSPWSSMEQSDSEALDISTKVQLHGVLWKRPFGRPSAKWSRRFFIIKDSFLLYYAESEKRNFETNSYFNIHPKGVVPLGGCVVAPSPNAGMPFAIVVNLEDFTGAIVLAADSEDEQVQWMEMLQDSGKVTWRNAQLGEAMIESLEAQGLQLAKEKQEYLDKLMEETEELSHQRAQREELQRLNLVLEEEKLKFEEVVMELKAEQEHIKHDLDGTARSLRGVEREKEELSRLTTALQNSIQELSQEKQRTLELLGVKEQEEKPTETAEETRDKDGGDGGDGGDGEDGGDVELLKDLQHIEEEMKVLLKEKQQAEEKLKDNEQMAKVLQEEREFYWSQAQTLQESLSQLSVDKNQTEAELRAEMESRLELEQRLKEAEEALQELEKGLSSLERSAESEEQMRGNVTQLRRFFEECICAAEIEAKLPSIMKNAVYLHKAAARRIKSCRIQRRASRRHWLKHSKSFAVTGADERSMEELRETARRLTSDSSFRESVYKIMARKDAAGKKEN, from the exons ATGTTTCCCTCCTCGTCTCGGACGTCTCTGTTGTCACCCTGGTCATCCATGGAGCAGTCGGACTCGGAGGCGTTGGACATCAGCACCAAAGTGCAGCTGCATGGTGTCCTGTGGAAGAGACCCTTCGGACGGCCGTCAGCCAAGTGGTCCCgcag GTTCTTCATCATCAAAGACAGCTTCCTGCTTTACTACGCCGAGAGCGAGAAGAGGAACTTTGAGACCAACAGTTACTTCAACATCCACCCCAAG GGCGTCGTCCCGCTGGGAGGGTGCGTGGTGGCGCCCAGTCCCAACGCCGGCATGCCCTTCGCCATCGTGGTCAACCTGGAGGACTTCACC GGCGCCATCGTCTTGGCTGCAGACTCGGAGGACGAGCAGGTCCAGTGGATGGAGatgctgcaggattcagggAAAGT CACGTGGAGGAACGCTCAGCTGGGGGAGGCCATGATCGAGAGCCTGGAGGCTCAGGGGCTGCAGCTGGCCAAGGAGAAGCAGGAGTATCTGG ATAAACTGATGGAGGAAACCGAAGAGCTGAGCCACCAAAGGGCGCAGAGGGAG GAGCTGCAGCGACTCAATctggtcctggaggaggagaagctgaagtttgaggaggtggtgatggagctgaaggcagagcaggaGCACATCAAACA CGATCTGGACGGGACCGCTCGCTCGCTGAGAGGAGtcgagagggagaaggaggagctgagccggCTCACCACCGCGCTGCAGAACTCCATCCAG GAACTTTCTCAGGAGAAGCAGAGAACTTTGGAGCTGCTGGGGGttaaggagcaggaggagaaacctACGGAGACGGCAGAGGAGACCCGGGACA aggacggaggggacggaggggacggaggggacggagaggacggaggggacgtggagctgctgaaggacctGCAGCACAtcgaggaggagatgaaggtcctgctgaaggagaagcagcaggcGGAAGAGAA GCTGAAGGACAACGAGCAGATGGCGAaagtcctgcaggaggagagagagttcTACTGGTCTCAGGCTCAGACGCTGCAGGAGTCGCTGTCTCAGCTCAGTGTGGACAAGAACCAGACGGAGGCCGAACTGCGG GCGGAGATGGAGTCTCGGCTCGAGCTGGAGCAGCGTCTGAAGGAGGCCGAGGAggctctgcaggagctggagaaaggCCTGAGCTCCCTGGAGCGCAGCGCAGAGTCGGAGGAGCAGATGAGGGGAAACGTGACCCAGCTGAGGA GATTCTTTGAGGAGTGTATCTGCGCGGCGGAGATCGAGGCCAAGCTTCCATCCATCATGAAGAACGCCGTGTACCTGCACAAGGCCGCAGCCCGTCGCATCaagagctgcaggatccagaggAGGGCCTCCAGGCGCCACTGGT TGAAACACTCCAAATCCTTCGCGGTCACCGGCGCCGACGAGCGCAGCATGGAGGAGCTGCGGGAGACGGCGCGGCGGCTGACCTccgacagcagcttcagagagAGCGTCTACAAGATCATGGCTCGCAAGGACGCCGCCGGCAAGAAGGAGAACTGA
- the ccdc177 gene encoding coiled-coil domain-containing protein 177 — protein sequence MVDPSEAEEQNKCKGPQLDPPAVAADDARPSQQSDCTSAEEDGDGEFKTPPTGSSEPSPCHIPAASHGPPPQPPQAQMDRDAAPKLHLDLYNFDSPAAEGSRYVLTSPRSLEACARCGVKPVELLPRPLSDFAREAPGRSMRVATGLFEVYEKDRHAKLRQCREERERVVREEKRRILQANADGGSGVTSSGSTQPLTSNAVTSSSGQEAGTSSGAAASKASKAPSHVINTAPKCGPAKSPQSSKPGSTPAVLSKVVFQGASKPPSSQHLKPTRLLSSGPPQVVRKASGGKSSNTFPRSGPKAPSFPRANSTLTSSVTKSGAPPNGVTGGLYSQHNGHLGLKVRGKSHSMESLQRRMDPICSSNSAMNTTTCTSSESGASSSYSWDGARDPWNKMSSPRACAMATFNSLIGRSFSLGDLSHSPQTMQKVERIVKEVKRRGLKAVSERDRKIAALMLAKYQEEDLMSQTRYVAHLHWDSERRMEELRREQENREKQRSMMEYQRVWHTQVSLRQQRLSHQEQMSAAAKMRQAEENEERWRELSEQQERSRLLRLQQAAREEKHKKVLQEQNLKALEEERAAMLEQERLLLKEKLTMAELKRQEKEHQAQEDRRGLNKAERRRHAALIQEIARREQEEREEARRAAEEKLSRSLENYEQIVERRGQELKEKAKREEKQIQKARKAAERRDKQQQQLLEARMKEAEKRAKHAAVVAEEKAKEKAQRAVQSRQEKERLQRLNRQRVEEEEKQRRLELLQSIERKLEKSEQIFKEKKAVLESARSVARASFHVRDKVREETNVRTFDKMVLEAQLKASLDEK from the coding sequence ATGGTTGACCCCTcggaggctgaggagcagaacaagtGTAAAGGTCCACAACTCGACCCGCCAGCCGTCGCCGCCGATGACGCTCGACCGTCCCAGCAGAGCGACTGCAcgtcagcagaggaggacgggGATGGCGAGTTTAAAACCCCACCCACAGGCAGTTCTGAACCGAGCCCCTGCCACATCCCAGCAGCTTCTCATGGACCCCCACCTCAGCCACCTCAGGCTCAAATGGACAGAGATGCGGCGCCCAAACTGCACCTGGATCTCTACAACTTTGACTCGCCAGCCGCAGAGGGCAGCCGCTATGTGCTGACCAGCCCCCGCTCTCTGGAGGCGTGTGCTCGCTGCGGGGTCAAGCCCGTGGAGCTCTTGCCTCGCCCGCTGTCCGACTTCGCCAGAGAGGCTCCTGGCCGCAGCATGCGCGTGGCGACGGGGCTGTTTGAAGTGTACGAGAAGGACCGGCACGCCAAACTGAGGCAgtgcagggaggagagggagagggtggtcagagaggagaagaggaggatccTGCAGGCAAACGCCGACGGCGGCAGCGGCGTGACGTCTTCTGGCTCCACGCAGCCTCTGACCTCCAACGCTGTGACCTCCAGCTCAGGCCAGGAGGCAGGAACgtcctctggagctgcagcatccAAAGCATCCAAAGCTCCCAGCCACGTTATTAACACCGCTCCTAAATGTGGCCCAGCTAAATCACCTCAGTCCTCCAAACCCGGTTCCACACCAGCTGTGCTTTCCAAGGTGGTTTTCCAAGGAGCCTCCAAGCCTCCTTCATCTCAGCACCTGAAACCCACTCGGCTGCTTTCGTCTGGCCCCCCGCAGGTCGTCAGGAAGGCATCAGGGGGCAAATCCTCAAACACTTTTCCCAGATCAGGACCCAAAGCCCCGTCCTTCCCCAGAGCCAACTCCACGTTAACGTCATCCGTGACCAAGTCTGGGGCGCCGCCGAACGGCGTGACGGGAGGCCTGTACTCCCAGCACAACGGCCATCTGGGACTGAAGGTGAGAGGAAAGAGCCATTCCATGGAATCCTTGCAGAGGAGGATGGATCCCATCTGCTCCTCCAACTCTGCCATGAATACCACGACCTGCACATCGTCAGAGTCGGGCGCCTCCTCTTCCTACAGTTGGGACGGCGCCCGAGACCCCTGGAACAAAATGTCCAGCCCCCGAGCGTGCGCCATGGCCACTTTCAACTCGCTGATAGGCCGCAGCTTCAGCCTGGGCGATCTGAGCCACTCTCCTCAGACCATGCAGAAGGTGGAGCGCATCGTGAAGGAGGTGAAGCGCCGAGGCTTGAAGGCCGTGTCCGAGCGCGACCGCAAGATCGCCGCCCTGATGCTGGCCAAGTACCAAGAAGAAGACCTGATGAGTCAGACCCGCTACGTGGCTCACCTTCACTGGGACAGCGAGCGCAGAATGGAGGAGCTACGGCGAGAGCAGGAGAACAGGGAGAAGCAGCGCAGCATGATGGAGTACCAGCGGGTGTGGCACACACAGGTGTCCCTCCGACAGCAGCGACTCAGCCACCAGGAGCAAATGTCGGCGGCCGCCAAGATGCGTCAGGCCGAGGAGAACGAGGAGCGGTGGAGGGAGCTGTCCGAGCAGCAGGAGCGCAGCCGTCTGCTGAGGCTACAGCAGGCAGCTCGGGAGGAGAAGCACAAGAAAGTTCTCCAAGAACAGAACCTGAaggccctggaggaggagagggcagccatgctggagcaggagaggctcCTCTTGAAAGAAAAGCTCACCATGGCAGAGCTGAAAAGACAAGAGAAGGAGCACCAGGCGCAGGAGGACCGACGAGGCCTGAACAAGGCTGAGCGGAGACGCCACGCCGCTCTGATCCAGGAGATCGCCCGGAGGgaacaggaagagagggaggaagccaGGAGAGCGGCGGAGGAGAAGCTCAGCCGCTCTCTGGAGAACTACGAGCAGATTGTAGAGCGGCGAGGGCAGGAGCTCAAGGAGAAGGCCAAGCGTGAGGAAAAGCAGATCCAGAAGGCACGGAAAGCAGCGGAGAGACGcgacaagcagcagcagcagctcttggaGGCCCGCATGAAGGAGGCAGAGAAACGGGCCAAACACGCCGCCGTGGTGGCCGAGGAGAAGGCCAAGGAGAAAGCCCAGAGGGCCGTCCAGAGCCGCCAGGAGAAGGAGCGACTCCAGAGGCTCAACAGGCagcgggtggaggaggaggagaagcaacGGCGCCTGGAGCTGCTCCAGTCCATCgagaggaaactggagaagaGCGAGCAGATCTTCAAAGAAAAGAAGGCGGTGCTGGAGAGCGCTCGCTCCGTGGCCCGAGCGTCCTTTCACGTGCGGGACAAAGTGCGAGAGGAGACCAACGTGCGCACATTTGATAAAATGGTTCTGGAGGCTCAACTCAAAGCCAGCCTGGATGAGAAGTGA